The DNA window CCCGATCGCGGTCGGCCGGGCGGACGTCGAGGAAGTCGTCTCCAAGTGGACCGGCGTGCCGGTGACGCGCGTCGCGCAGGAGGAGATGGAGAAGCTGCGGCGGATGGAGGACTGGCTGCGCGCCCGCGTCGTCGGCCAGCGGGAGGCGGTGGAGGCGCTGGCCCGCGCGATCAAGCGCTCCCGCGCCGGCCTCAAGAACCCGCGCCGCCCGGTCGGTTCGTTCATCTTCCTCGGCCTGACCGGGGTGGGGAAGACGCAGCTCGCCAAGTCGCTGGCGGAGTTTCTCTTCAACAGCGAGCGGGCGATGATCCGCTTCGACATGTCGGAGTACATGGAGAAGCACGCCGTCGCGAAGATGATCGGCAGCCCCCCGGGCTACGTCGGGCACGAGGAGGGGGGGCAGCTGACGGAGCGGGTCAAGCGGCAGCCGTACTCGGTGCTGCTGCTGGACGAGATCGAGAAGGCCCACCCCGACGTGCTCAACGTTCTGCTCCAGGCGCTCGACGACGGCCAGATCACCGACGCCTGGGGGGACACGGTCGACTTCAAGAACACGATCATCATCATGACCTCCAACATCGGGACGGGGCTCGTCTCCGCCAAGCGGGAGATCGGCATCCGCGCCGGGGAAGAGGAAGACCGGCGGCGCGAGTTCAACAAGGACCTCGTGCTCAAGGCGCTCAAGGAGACGCTGACCCCCGAGTTCCGCAACCGGATCGACGAAGTCGTCGTCTTCGGCCCGCTGTCGCACGCCGATCTGCTGGAGATCGCGCGGCTGATGGTCGCCGAGCTCAACGAGACGCTCGCCGAGCGGGGGATCGCGCTCGTCGCGGCGGACGATGTGTACGAGTGGATCGTCGGCGTCGCCTGTCCGAAGGACGACCGCTCGCTCGGCGCGCGGCCGCTGCGCCGGGCGATCCAGCGGCACTTCGAGGACGCCATCGCCGAGCGGGTGATCGCGGGCGAACTCGACGCGGCCGGAACGGTCGAGGTCACGATCGGGGAGGACGGCCGGCCCGCGTTCCGCAATCGGAGCGCCGCGGGGGCCGCCTCCTGAATTCCATTCGGCGGGAACGGGCGCCGGCCGCCCGCCGGTCCTACAATCGCCGAGCCGTCTACCCGCCCCGAAGCGGGGCGGGGACGCCTCGCCCGCCGGGGAACGCTGACGCGTTCCGCCCCGGCCAAGGAGCTGGTATGACCCTGAAGCAGTCCCTCCCGGTGTTGTTCGCGATCGGTTTCGGCCTGCTGGCCGGCGTCGGCGCCGCGCAAGCGCAGGAAACGAAGGTCGGCGTGTTCGATCCGCAGCGGATCACGCAGGAGACCGCCGAAGGGGCGAGGATCCAGGCCCGCTTGTCCGCGCTCAAGGACAAGAAGACGGGCGAGCTGAAGAAGCTCTCCGAAGAGCTCGAGAAGATGCAGCAGTCGTTCGTCCAGGCGGCCACGTCGGCGAGCGACGAGAAGAAGAAGGAAATGCAGCAGCAACTCGAGCGGAAGCAGATCGAGCTCGAGGGGGCGCAGAAGTCGGCCCAGCGCGAGATGCAGGTCGAGGTCGAGCAGGCGCAGGAAGGTTGGCAGAAGCGCGTGATCGAAGTGATCCGCAACTACGCCAAGGAGAAGAAGCTGTCGCTGGTCGTCGCGGCCGACGTCGCCGTCTTCTACTCGTCGGACGTGGACATCACCGGCGACCTGATCAAGGCGATCGACGCCTCCGTTCCCGCGTCGGAAGCTCCGGCGCCGGCGGCGCCGGCCAAGCCCGCCCCCAAGAAGTAACCTGCGGTCTCTGCGGCCCGGCCGGGCGGCGTCCGCCCGGCCCCGCGCCGTTCCTCGCGCGGAGGTGCAGCGTGCCCCCGGTTTTCGACATTCAGAAGATTCTGGAACTCGTTCCGCACCGCTACCCGTTCCTGCTCGTCGACCGCGTGCTCGAGTTGGAGCCGCGGCGGCGCGCGGTCGGGATCAAGCTGGTGACGGTCAACGAGCCGCACTTCCAAGGCCACTTCCCCGGCCTGCCGGTGATGCCCGGCGTGCTGATCGTCGAGGCGCTGGCCCAACTGTCGGCGACGATGATCATGAACGACATTCCGGACCGCGCCGACAAGCTGCTGCTCTTCGGCGGAATCGACGAATGCCGCTTCCGCCGCCCCGTGGTTCCCGGAGACGTGCTGCGGCTCGAGGTCGAAGTCCTCGCGCTGCGCCAGCGCGTGGCCAAGATCAAGGGCGTCGCCTCCGTCGACGGCGAAATCGCCGCCGAGGCCGTCCTCCTCTCCACCATGACGGACCGGAGTCCCAAGTGAGCGTTTCGATCGATCCCCGCGCCGCCGTCGACCCGGCGGCGCGTTTGGCCGACGGCGTCGAAGTCGGCCCGTTCGCCGTCGTCGGGCCGGACGTCGTCGTCGGCCCCCGCACCAAGATCGGCCCCAACGTCGTGATCGACGGGAAGGTCACGATCGGCGCCGACAACGTCTTCAACCCGGGCTGCGCGATCGGCTTCCCGCCGCAGGACTTCAGCTACAAGGGCGAGCCGACGGAAGTCGTGATCGGCGACGGCAACGTCTTCCGCGAGCACTGCACCGTCCACCGCGGCACTCCCCGCGGGGCCGGCGTCACCCGCGTCGGCAGTCACGGCTACTTCATGGTCGGGGCGCACATGGCCCACGACAACGTCGTCGGCGACCACGTGCTGATGGTCAACGCGGCGACGCTCGCCGGGCACGTCCACATCGGCGACCACGCGGTCGTCGGGGCCTACAGCGGCGTGCACCAGTTCTGCCGCGTCGGGGCGTACGCCTTCATCGGCGGCTACTCGGTCGTGACCCGGGACGCGATCCCGTTCTGCACGACGGTCGGAAACCGCGCCCGCTGCTACGGCATCAACCGCATCGGCCTGAAGCGGATGGGGAAACCGCAGGCGACGATCGCCGCGCTCGACGCGGCGACGCGCGCCCTGTTCCGCCCCGGCCCGACGCGCGCCGAGGCGCTGGCCGAGGTCGAGGCGAACTGGGGCTCGATCCCCGAAGTGATGATGATCGTCGAGTTCGTGCGCGGCACGAAGCGCGGAGTCGTTCCGATCCGCCTCGACGCCGAGTGGAGCGAGGACTGAGATGGAAGCGAAGCTGCGCGCCGGCGTCGTCGGCGTCGGCCACCTCGGCCGGCACCACGCCCGGCTCTACGCCACCCTGCCGCGGACGACGCTCGTCGGCGTCGTGGACGCCGATCCGGCGCAGGCGGCGGCGATCGCCGCCCAGCACGGCGCGCGCGTCTTCCCCACGGTCGAGGCGCTCGCCGCGGAAGTGGACGCGCTGAGCGTCGCCACGCCGACGACCTTCCACGAGGAGGTCGCCCTGCCGCTGCTCGAGGCGGGGAAGTCGGTGCTCGTCGAGAAGCCGATCACGACGACGGTCGAGGCCGGCCGCCGGCTGATCGCGGCGGCGCGCAAGAGCGGCGCGACGCTGATGGTCGGCCACGTCGAGCGCTTCAACCCGGCGATCGCCGCGCTGCGCGAACGGGTCCGCGACCCGCGCTTCCTCGAGATCCACCGCCTCGCGCCGTTCACGCCGCGCAGCCTCGACGTCGACGTGATCCTCGACCTGATGATCCACGACCTCGATCTTTGCCGCGTCCTGCTCGGGCCGCGCGAAATCGTGCACCTCGACGCCAGCGGCACCCCCGCGCTGACCGACAAGATCGACATCGCCTCGGTGCGGATCCGCTTCGCCGGCGGCGCCGCGGCGAACGTCACCGCCAGCCGCATCTCGAACGAGAAGATCCGCCGCGTGCGGGTCTTCGAGCCGGGCCGGTTCCTCGCCTGCGACACCGGCGCCGGCACGCTGGCCTACTACTACGTCGTCCGCGAGCCCGGAAAGCCGGGCGAGGTCCGCGGCGAGACGGTCGGGCTGCCGCCCGAGGAGCCGCTCGCCCGCGAACTCTCGGCCTTCGCCGACGCGGTGCTCGACGGCGGTCCGTCGCCCTGCTCGGGCGAGGACGGCGTCGCGGCGCTCGAACTGGCGCTGCGCGTGCGGGACGCGGTCGAGGCCGGAGTCTGAGCGGGGCGCGGGGCGGAGAGGGGCGGCCGCGATGACCGTTCCGGCGTCCGCGGGCCATCCGGATCTGGCGCGCTTCGTCGCCGCAGGCGCGGCGGCGGGGCGCTGGCCCGGCGGCGTCTACGCCGTCGGCGCGCTGGGCGACGTCCCGCGCTTCCTCGGCGCGGAAGGGGCGCTGGCCCTCGAGCCGGAGCGCGAAGAGGCGAACGTCGACGCGCTCTACGACCTCGCCAGCCTCACGAAGCCGTTGGCGCTGGCGCTCGTCCTGCTGCGCCTCGCCGACCGCGGCGCGGTCGATCTCGACCGCCCGCTCGACGACCTGCTGCCGGAGTTGCGGGGCTACGCCGGACGCACGCCGAGCTTCGCCGATCTCCTCACGCACTCGTCCGGTCTGCCGGCCTGGGCGCCGCTCTACCGCCTCGCCGCGCGTCCCGAAGACGTCGTGGCGGCGATCGCCGCGCTTCCCCCGGCGGCCGCCGCGGGGACCGCGGCGATCTACTCCTGCGTCGGGGCGATCGCGGCGACGATCGCGCTGCGCCGGGGAACGAAATCCGGTCTTCGGGCGTTGTTCGAACGCGAGGTCGGCGGTCCATTGGGCCTCGGAAAGGACGAGATGCTCTTCTCGCCGTTGCCGCAGGTTCTGGCGTCGCGCGCCGCGCCGACCGAGCGGGGCCGCGCGCGCGAGGCGGAGATGGCCGGCGGAGACTCTTCCCGCGCGGACGTTCCGGGGCCGGACGAGCCGCTCCGCGGCGTCGTCCACGACGGCAACTGCCGCTGGCTCGGCGGCGACGCCGGCAACGCGGGGCTGTTCGGCACGGCGCGGGCGGTCTTCCGCGTCGCCTCGGCGCTGCTCGAGCCGGGCGCGCTGCTGTCGGCGAAGGCGCTCGCGCGGGCCGCGACGCCGGCGGCCGGCTTGGCCGGCGACGCGCGGACGTTCGGCTTCCGGTCCGGCGCCGACGCGGGGCCGGCCGGGAAGCCGCTCGGACGCGACGCGTTCGGCCACTCCGGCTTCACCGGGACCTCGGTCTGGATCGCGCCGCGGCGGGGACTCGTCGCCGCGCTCCTGACCAACAGAGTGCATCCGCGGTGGCGCGAGGCGCCCACGGAGATTTGGCGGGGGGAGTTCAACGCGATCGCCGCGCGCGTCGCCGAGGAAGCTGGTCGATGAAGCATTGGACCGAGGAGGCGGAGCTCAGCGCCCGAGACGTCGCGCCGTTCGACGACGGTCGGCGTCCCGGACTCGTCACGACGATTTCGATCGTGGTGCACGTCGTCTTCGTCGGGTTGATTCTGCTCGCCGGCCAGACCTTGCCGAAACCGCCCGCGAAGCCCCCGGCCGAGGAACTGCCGCTGATGTTCGAGGAGCCGCAGCCGCCGCGGCCGCACCGCGAGCCGCTGCGCGTTCCGGTGCCGCGGGTCGTCCCGCCGGCGTTGCCCGCTCCTCCGCCCCCCGCGGCGCAGCCCCAACCGCAGCCGCAACCGCAACCGCAGCCGCAGCCGCAAATGCAGCCGCCGGGCGCGCAGCAGCCGGCGCCGCAGGCCGGCGGACAGCCCGCCCCCGCGAAGCCGCTCCTCGGCTTCAACGCGCACGGCGACAAGAAGGGAACGCCGGACCGGCCGCAGGGGCCCGAGGGGAAGGTGCACGGCCCCGAGGCGCCCGGCGAGAAGGGCAAAGGGATGAAGGACGGCGGCGGGGACGATCTCCCCACGCCGATTCCGGGCGACACGCCGCTCTCCGGCGGAAGCCCGAGCCCGATCGACCAAGGCCCGAACGGACGGCCGGCGCCGCAGCGCGGCACGGGGCGGCAGAACGGGCCGCCGTCGTTCCGCGTGCCCGGCGGCGGGATCCCCGGCCGCCGCGGACCGCGCGGCGGCGGGACCGACTTCAACGTCGGCGGCGGGGGCGGCTTCTTCGGCGACCTCCATTTCGAGAGCAACGACTACGACTGGTCGGACTATTCGACGAAGGTCTACTTCGCCGTCTACCGCTCCTGGCTGCGCGAGCTGTACGGACGCGTCAGCCGCTTCGAGCGCGACCAGGCGCTGCGCAACCTGCAGACGCTCGACGGCGACGTCTACATCCGCTTCACGCTCAAGCGGGACGGCTCGGTGGAGGATCTGGAGGTCCTGCGCCCGTCGGTGCTGCCCGCGCTCGACGACGCGTCCTCGGCGGCGATCCGGCGCGCGGTGCTGCCGGCGCTGCCGTCCGACTTCCCGCGCAACCAGGAGCGCGTGACCTACCGCTTCCGGATCATCGGCTTCGAGTCGGCGCGGCAGCTCGAGCTGCAGTTGGAGCAGTCGCGCTGGGCGGGGGAGTTCTGAGAATCGTCGGCGGCCTGTTTCGCGGGCGGCGGCTCGCGCCGCCGCCGAAGCGCGGCGTGCGCCCGACCGCCGACCCGGTGCGGGAGGCGTTGTTCAACATCCTCGGCCCGTCGGTCGCCGACCGCCCCTTCCTGGACCTCGCGGCGGGGACCGGCGCCGTCGGTCTCGAGGCGCTCTCGCGCGGCGCGGCGCCGGTGGTCCTCGTGGAGCGGGACCGGGCCTCGCTCGCGGTCGTGCGGCGCAACGTCGATCTCCTCGCCCTCGATCAGGAACAGGCGGGACTCGTCTTCGTCGTCGCGGCCGACGTCGGCGTCTGGCTTGAGCGGGGCGGGGAAGGGCTCGTTCCGGGCGAGGCGGGGGTCGTCTTTCTCGATCCCCCCTACGGCGAGCCGCGCCTGCCGAAGTGGCTCGACCGTCTCGCCGCGGCGCCGTTCGTGGGCCCCGGGACGCTCGTCGTCGTGGAGCACCGGACGGGCGACGCGCCGGCCGCGCCGGCGGCGTGGGAAACGCTCTGGACGCGGCGCTACGGCGACGCCTCGCTGACCGCCTTCGCGCCGCGCGGCGAGGACCGGACGGCGGAAGGCGAAGAACCGTAAAACCCCGTTGCCTCGCTTCCCGCGATGGATTTAAATTCGCCGGGGTGGTCCGCGGCTACTCGCCGCGCGCCGCCGCGAGGAGAGGAGAATGGGAACGTTGCCGCTCCGCGGCCTGTTGGCGTTTTCGGCGCTCGCGCTTTGCGCGGCGCCGTCCTTTGCGGCCGACGATCAGCAAGAGAAGCCGCAAACCCTCACCCCGCCTCCCGGCGTGCAGGTTGACCGTTCGCGGGCGATCGAGAAACAGTACGTTCCGCCGCCGGTCCACCTGAAGAACGTCGGCGGGCACTGGACGCCGTACGATCCGCCGACGCCGCCCGAAGGGGCGGAGGTCTACACGATCGTCGCCGGCGACAGCCTCTGGCGCATCGCCGGCGCGAAGTACGGCGACCCGTACCTCTGGCCGATCGTGTGGGACGCGAACCGCTACATAACGCAGGCCCACTGGATCTACCCGGGCGACCCGCTCGTCCTGCCGACCGCGCCGCAAGTCGTGGAAGAGCAGGGGCCGGCGCCCGCGCCCGAGCCTCCGCCCGCGCCGTTCGCCGAGGAAGCGAAGCCCGCTCCGAAGCCGGTCGCCAAGGGGCCGGCGCTCTTCGCCGCCGCCGACGC is part of the bacterium genome and encodes:
- a CDS encoding Gfo/Idh/MocA family oxidoreductase, which translates into the protein MEAKLRAGVVGVGHLGRHHARLYATLPRTTLVGVVDADPAQAAAIAAQHGARVFPTVEALAAEVDALSVATPTTFHEEVALPLLEAGKSVLVEKPITTTVEAGRRLIAAARKSGATLMVGHVERFNPAIAALRERVRDPRFLEIHRLAPFTPRSLDVDVILDLMIHDLDLCRVLLGPREIVHLDASGTPALTDKIDIASVRIRFAGGAAANVTASRISNEKIRRVRVFEPGRFLACDTGAGTLAYYYVVREPGKPGEVRGETVGLPPEEPLARELSAFADAVLDGGPSPCSGEDGVAALELALRVRDAVEAGV
- a CDS encoding OmpH family outer membrane protein — encoded protein: MTLKQSLPVLFAIGFGLLAGVGAAQAQETKVGVFDPQRITQETAEGARIQARLSALKDKKTGELKKLSEELEKMQQSFVQAATSASDEKKKEMQQQLERKQIELEGAQKSAQREMQVEVEQAQEGWQKRVIEVIRNYAKEKKLSLVVAADVAVFYSSDVDITGDLIKAIDASVPASEAPAPAAPAKPAPKK
- the rsmD gene encoding 16S rRNA (guanine(966)-N(2))-methyltransferase RsmD, with the protein product MVGGLFRGRRLAPPPKRGVRPTADPVREALFNILGPSVADRPFLDLAAGTGAVGLEALSRGAAPVVLVERDRASLAVVRRNVDLLALDQEQAGLVFVVAADVGVWLERGGEGLVPGEAGVVFLDPPYGEPRLPKWLDRLAAAPFVGPGTLVVVEHRTGDAPAAPAAWETLWTRRYGDASLTAFAPRGEDRTAEGEEP
- the lpxA gene encoding acyl-ACP--UDP-N-acetylglucosamine O-acyltransferase, giving the protein MSVSIDPRAAVDPAARLADGVEVGPFAVVGPDVVVGPRTKIGPNVVIDGKVTIGADNVFNPGCAIGFPPQDFSYKGEPTEVVIGDGNVFREHCTVHRGTPRGAGVTRVGSHGYFMVGAHMAHDNVVGDHVLMVNAATLAGHVHIGDHAVVGAYSGVHQFCRVGAYAFIGGYSVVTRDAIPFCTTVGNRARCYGINRIGLKRMGKPQATIAALDAATRALFRPGPTRAEALAEVEANWGSIPEVMMIVEFVRGTKRGVVPIRLDAEWSED
- the fabZ gene encoding 3-hydroxyacyl-ACP dehydratase FabZ — its product is MPPVFDIQKILELVPHRYPFLLVDRVLELEPRRRAVGIKLVTVNEPHFQGHFPGLPVMPGVLIVEALAQLSATMIMNDIPDRADKLLLFGGIDECRFRRPVVPGDVLRLEVEVLALRQRVAKIKGVASVDGEIAAEAVLLSTMTDRSPK
- a CDS encoding beta-lactamase family protein encodes the protein MTVPASAGHPDLARFVAAGAAAGRWPGGVYAVGALGDVPRFLGAEGALALEPEREEANVDALYDLASLTKPLALALVLLRLADRGAVDLDRPLDDLLPELRGYAGRTPSFADLLTHSSGLPAWAPLYRLAARPEDVVAAIAALPPAAAAGTAAIYSCVGAIAATIALRRGTKSGLRALFEREVGGPLGLGKDEMLFSPLPQVLASRAAPTERGRAREAEMAGGDSSRADVPGPDEPLRGVVHDGNCRWLGGDAGNAGLFGTARAVFRVASALLEPGALLSAKALARAATPAAGLAGDARTFGFRSGADAGPAGKPLGRDAFGHSGFTGTSVWIAPRRGLVAALLTNRVHPRWREAPTEIWRGEFNAIAARVAEEAGR
- a CDS encoding energy transducer TonB, which codes for MKHWTEEAELSARDVAPFDDGRRPGLVTTISIVVHVVFVGLILLAGQTLPKPPAKPPAEELPLMFEEPQPPRPHREPLRVPVPRVVPPALPAPPPPAAQPQPQPQPQPQPQPQMQPPGAQQPAPQAGGQPAPAKPLLGFNAHGDKKGTPDRPQGPEGKVHGPEAPGEKGKGMKDGGGDDLPTPIPGDTPLSGGSPSPIDQGPNGRPAPQRGTGRQNGPPSFRVPGGGIPGRRGPRGGGTDFNVGGGGGFFGDLHFESNDYDWSDYSTKVYFAVYRSWLRELYGRVSRFERDQALRNLQTLDGDVYIRFTLKRDGSVEDLEVLRPSVLPALDDASSAAIRRAVLPALPSDFPRNQERVTYRFRIIGFESARQLELQLEQSRWAGEF